The following coding sequences lie in one Fusarium poae strain DAOMC 252244 chromosome 1, whole genome shotgun sequence genomic window:
- a CDS encoding hypothetical protein (BUSCO:30531at5125) has protein sequence MATEDERYRQSSQFRLWSFTTANLQELRAKTNSLAREQIAPRLATDPPPDFLTPDEEIRLVKFFTVELIRAAQFCELPTEIRATAAIFLRRFYVTNSVMTYPATDLLKTSLFFGCKAEGFFYKLNAFSEKFPNTTGEQILAGEFLLCQGIRFAFDVRHPFRALEGAILELRRRLPDEETRINKAHAQAREILKFSPLVTDAYFHYAPSQIMMAALSMVDHGLLDILIPSPGQGGNASQEAVFANMRDKILGAVDSCRKMLEEEPPERMTDYWGTPEIIKAMKPLRKKLQKCRDPDRANLVNLQRARREQVMNKEKKAEAGEDGTVFGDDSRETKRVKLENADPFGPPL, from the exons atggcGACTGAAGACGAGCGTTACCGGCAGTCGAGCCAGTTTCGGCTCTGGTCATTTACAACGGCCAACCTACAAGAACTACGCGCAAAGACAAACTCGCTCGCTCGCGAACAGATCGCTCCTCGACTCGCGACAGATCCTCCTCCCGATTTCCTCACCCCCGATGAAGAAATCCGTCTTGTCAAGTTCTTTACCGTAGAGCTTATCCGCGCTGCCCAGTTCTGCGAACTTCCTACCGAGATTCGAGCAACCGCCGCCATTTTCCTGCGACGATTTTACGTGACCAACTCGGTCATGACATACCCAGCGACCGACCTTCTCAAGACATCACTATTTTTTGGCTGTAAAGCGGAAGGATTCTTCTACAAGCTCAACGCCTTTTCGGAAAAGTTCCCAAACACAACAGGCGAGCAGATCCTTGCCGGAGAGTTCCTTCTCTGCCAGGGAATTCGCTTTGCGTTCGACGTGCGACATCCTTTCAGGGCGCTTGAGGGTGCCATTCTGGAACTCAGGCGAAGGCTACCTGATGAAGAAACGCGAATCAACAAGGCACACGCTCAAGCGCGTGAAATTCTAAAATTCAGTCCTTTGGTGACGGATGCATACTTTCACTATGCGCCAAGTCAAATCATGATGGCAGCGCTTTCCATGGTTGATCATGGATTGCTTGACATTCTAATCCCTTCTCCGGGCCAAGGAGGCAATGCCAGCCAGGAAGCAGTTTTTGCAAACATGCGGGACAAGATCCTGGGAGCTGTCGACAGCTGTCGCAAGATGCTAGAGGAGGAACCACCAGAGAGGATGACTGATTACTGGGGAACG CCCGAAATCATTAAGGCGATGAAGCCCCTTCGGAAGAAACTCCAGAAATGTCGCGATCCGGACCGAGCGAATCTCGTCAATCTTCAACGAGCGAGGCGAGAGCAGGTCatgaacaaagaaaagaaggcagaggCGGGCGAGGATGGAACGGTATTTGGGGATGATTcaagagaaacaaaaagGGTGAAACTTGAGAATGCAGATCCTTTTGGGCCTCCTCTATGA
- a CDS encoding hypothetical protein (TransMembrane:2 (o6-23i281-302o)) → MGVNNVTLGLVCCVIVAVVALVTRKGPDPREPPYVKETLPYFSHIYGLLKHGLRYFDVVSAQQPHPIFTIDMSGQKNYIVTSPELVQAVQRNTTSLSFSPAMIPAFRRMMGFDEAGIELIFRDAHTEKGMYGEIHRVQKASLLPGTESLDELCTVIRGKLLTIVNDMPSSQTIDLYAWVQDLYMRTNNSACFGDKDPFTLNPSLISTFWLWEANIKVLLLGIPWFLSPKKYSTAQKTRNELVNAFFQYLDNDGLDTACSFIKELSNLGIRRGLSTENNARALVGSILAIVGNTIPTTFWLLIQIFSRPDLLKEIRSELEATLEDPSSRSEISLDYTVIREKCPILMSTYEEILRMTSGIATVRYTNEDTLIQDRWLLKKGAQVQMPTAFIHADPTTWGADAEVFDHTRFLKSKVLTKEQKARRAAAFRPFGGGNTLCPGRHFASYEVLTFAGSILLGFDMTPTTETFNLPEMDRSKLPLTSLKPAGDIKINLTRRSGWEKAHFK, encoded by the exons ATGGGTGTGAATAATGTCACTCTTGGCCTGGTTTGCTGCGTGATCGTGGCCGTCGTTGCTTTGGTTACACGCAAAGGACCAGACCCAAGGGAACCACCCTATGTCAAAGAAACACTTCCGTACTTCAGTCACATTTACGGCCTCTTGAAGCATGGCCTGCGATATTTCGACGTCGTCAG CGCCCAGCAGCCGCATCCAATCTTTACGATTGATATGTCAGGTCAAAAAAACTACATTGTGACATCTCCAGAACTCGTGCAGGCGGTTCAACGCAATACAACCTCTCTGTCATTCAGTCCTGCCATGATCCCTGCTTTCCGTCGAATGATGGGTTTCGATGAGGCAGGTATCGAGCTTATCTTCCGTGATGCACACACAGAGAAGGGCATGTATGGCGAGATTCACCGGGTGcagaaggcttcactgctaCCTGGTACGGAATCTCTGGATGAACTCTGCACTGTTATTCGCGGCAAGTTGTTGACCATTGTCAATGACATGCCATCGAGTCAGACCATTGATCTATACGCCTGGGTCCAAGATCTGTACATGAGAACCAATAACTCTGCATGTTTTGGTGACAAAGACCCTTTCACCCTGAACCCATCCCTAATTTCCACATTCTG GCTATGGGAAGCAAACATCAAAGTCCTTCTTTTGGGTATTCCTTGGTTCCTAAGCCCCAAGAAGTACTCGACTGCACAGAAAACTCGTAATGAGCTTGTCAATGCATTCTTCCAGTATCTCGACAACGATGGACTAGATACTGCATGCTCGTTTATCAAGGAGCTGTCTAATCTCGGCATCCGTCGAGGTCTGAGTACTGAGAACAATGCTCGCGCTCTGGTCGGTAGTATCCTGGCCATTGTCGGAAACACAATCCCTACCACGTTTTGGCTCCTTATCCAAATCTTCTCCAGACCTGACCTCTTAAAGGAGATTCGATCAGAGCTCGAGGCCACTCTGGAAGATCCCTCATCGCGGTCGGAAATCAGTCTCGACTACACCGTCATCAGGGAAAAGTGCCCCATCCTCATGTCAACATACGAAGAAATTCTTCGCATGACAAGTGGTATCGCAACAGTACGCTACACAAACGAGGATACCCTCATCCAAGACCGCTGGCTGCTCAAGAAGGGTGCGCAAGTGCAGATGCCTACAGCCTTCATCCACGCTGATCCCACGACCTGGGGTGCAGATGCAGAGGTCTTTGACCACACAAGGTTTCTCAAGTCAAAGGTTCTCACCAAGGAGCAAAAGGCTCGTCGTGCTGCTGCTTTCAGGCCTTTCGGCGGTGGCAACACACTCTGCCCGGGTCGTCACTTTGCATCGTATGAGGTTCTTACTTTTGCGGGAAGCATCCTGTTGGGATTCGACATGACTCCTACCACTGAGACTTTCAATTTGCCAGAGATGGATAGATCTAAGCTTCCTTTGACTTCACTTAAGCCAGCAGGTGACATCAAAATTAACCTCACCAGACGGAGTGGTTGGGAGAAGGCTCATTTTAAGTAG
- a CDS encoding hypothetical protein (TransMembrane:1 (n3-14c19/20o355-375i)) encodes MKLQTITTLALSGLATAQSRPNLTAAIESENSTLSSLGALVAAQPSLLRDLGRLRNVTILAPSNDALEELLKDTTVARMVEDNPSYVANLLSYHILNGTYYASNITDMDAPAFVPTHLTNSTYANVTGGQRVEVMAMNDTVSFYSGFRAQSNVTKADLNFTGGVIHIINRVLSVPQNISDTAIAANLSAAAGALTEAKVLTNLTNERNVTVFVPSNSAFAKVGSVLANASESDVADILAYHVVNDTLGYSSDLTNGTLTASDGTKLNIAIYNGTVFVNEAKVIVPDVLIANGVVHVIDAVLNPEKSSATANPTASTQEAAFSGASSVSDVPFTSGIPEGTAQATGLTPSTSTEGAAQATAAIALGALFGGAALIMNA; translated from the exons ATGAAGCTGCAAACTATCACCACTCTTGCCCTTTCGGGTCTTGCTACTGCCCAGAGCCGTCCCAACCTTACTGCGGCTATTGAGTCTGAGAACTCTACTCTCTCATCACTCGGTG CTCTCGTCGCCGCTCAGCCAAGTCTTCTTCGAGACCTTGGTCGTCTTCGAAATGTCACCATCTTGGCCCCAAGCAACGATGCCCTCGAGGAGCTCCTCAAGGATACCACCGTTGCTCGCATGGTCGAAGACAACCCCAGCTATGTCGCCAACCTGCTGTCGTACCATATCCTGAATGGCACCTACTATGCCAGTAACATCACCGACATGGATGCGCCTGCCTTCGTCCCTACCCACTTAACCAACTCGACATACGCCAATGTCACTGGCGGACAGCGCGTCGAGGTCATGGCCATGAACGATACCGTCAGCTTCTACAGTGGATTCCGTGCTCAGTCCAACGTTACCAAGGCT GATCTCAACTTCACTGGAGGTGTCATTCACATCATCAACCGTGTTCTCAGCGTCCCTCAGAACATCTCCGACACTGCCATCGCTGCCAACCTTTCCGCCGCTGCTGGCGCCCTCACAGAAGCCAAAGTTCTGACCAACCTCACTAATGAGAGGAACGTTACTGTCTTTGTTCCCAGCAACAGCGCCTTTGCCAAGGTCGGTTCTGTTCTCGCCAATGCCAGTGAGAGTGACGTCGCCGACATCCTTGCGTACCACGTCGTCAACGACACTCTTGGCTACAGCAGCGACCTCACAAACGGTACCCTCACCGCTTCCGACGGCACCAAACTCAACATTGCCATTTACAACGGCACTGTCTTTGTCAACGAGGCCAAGGTCATCGTCCCTGATGTCCTCATCGCCAACGGTGTCGTCCACGTTATCGATGC TGTTCTCAACCCCGAAAAGTCTTCTGCTACAGCCAACCCTACTGCTAGCACACAAGAGGCTGCCTTCTCTGGCGCCAGCTCTGTCAGCGACGTTCCCTTCACTTCTGGTATTCCTGAGGGCACCGCTCAGGCCACTGGTCTGACCCCCTCCACTTCAACCGAAGGTGCTGCTCAGGCTACTGCTGCCATTGCGCTCGGTGCGCTGTTTGGTGGTGCTGCTCTCATCATGAACGCTTAA
- a CDS encoding hypothetical protein (TransMembrane:10 (i12-34o54-71i98-115o121-145i524-547o643-664i685-702o729-746i758-777o1134-1154i)), whose product MPEHRKARQPFWLSKAALAVFILVFITCAVSLIVLNTIITSRNGLSLSISSSSYSWTYGPTAILIVVLSFWRRVDYYYKLREPWRELLAGPSSSEKSLLLNYITSFQVVSITQAVKRRHFAVAASILGFFLIKLIILISTTLFVVMETDSQRFDNVTMYDAFDTAEFWLSYYSGGVSLPDGRLFRGGESDNSIWTYLSTLNNATTEKDDWKLPNDLVTQRFGPTADASNLTRLEHAVDIFVPQISCEDATLSALDSKKKDHDTEWRNYTFTSETCAHTGILVEPCKGVRYGDPAIDIDASNPCQAQPHVYSSFRVNCSSGVEDPYTQREWPKDMEPFDIRYAISVADFKSTVERSGNESQVTGMKLIKSSALICKIGYGIATANATLDVLTGNVSFPESAIGGELRLLSNLSSIALAELLWTNLERTSESLIVDEKVPTLKPLVKGTGSEPRAADVLFQLMYAQLGRPNNLDAFYKTNVLKNTTISVLEGIAREFARDSLLVQNVIRSSAKGWATENRLHMRPVALWTMVACFFLLVIMCLSLFVLGPERFEWIPAMSGSLAGSAAILSKSPDLQTILTGSSHLTTEELEKKLAGVRFSASKKIDENLEIQTGSSSESTRQVSRTTSKEQEKKHIWTPLSARIAMIIPTFLTPLITIGILELLYHLVRRESHFVRINGDSTTLSYIIRISSTLIIFGIATMINNLDSTIVIFAPFSNLRSGSSRPDQGILFHLLSVNPFLVMFKSLERRQFGPAASNGSTLIAGFLTIIVSGLWLPVNSFIVDHPSTAAVNNWDLSWFSDPITDGGAAVALNLVHYGGAKTPPGIWKTMVVPEVTVSDKPDGTRSGANYTYSVMALEPALNCTVIPQSAISTRNFTYQVHAGREDEFNQVNGTLVAVRPPGIDPRCSDSSIDGYANLTFGIELEASYPRSIGKYFDLVQSAAGQVSTDCPSVGILFGMVAPFVETNLTALVCSQTIKQVPVRVTYNGSPSFRGIEDVQRQGDYRMVQNDAKAHTLGYKIEGFLNETLLPFSSYPSSETDYDSFFNHLILRPGRYTRSELEGAENEWLFVQAVTEEYDEYLRHVIHHNIRAKDQSSAINILSATNDSSTESFQSTTIGLYSAEITHLIIDPTSKLILQVLLGTMTILSAIGFLLVKIRGTLPRDPCSIGSTMALLTNSPLCDPGAGILPEDAQHLSESQLLKAVSGWVFSGKLI is encoded by the coding sequence ATGCCAGAGCACAGAAAGGCACGCCAGCCATTCTGGCTCAGCAAAGCCGCCCTCGCTGTCTTCATCCTTGTTTTCATCACCTGCGCCGTCTCGCTCATCGTCCTTAACACTATCATAACATCCCGAAACGGTCTCTCACTTTCCATCTCTTCGAGTTCCTACTCCTGGACCTACGGACCCACGGCAATTCTTATCGTTGTTTTAAGTTTCTGGAGACGCGTAGACTATTACTACAAATTGAGAGAGCCATGGCGCGAGTTACTAGCCGGTCCATCATCAAGCGAGAAGTCTTTATTGCTCAACTACATCACGAGTTTCCAAGTTGTCAGCATCACACAGGCGGTGAAGCGTCGTCATTTTGCCGTCGCTGCATCTATCTTgggcttcttcctcatcaagcTTATCATTCTTATTTCAACGACTCTTTTTGTCGTGATGGAGACTGATTCGCAGAGGTTTGATAATGTTACCATGTACGATGCCTTTGATACTGCGGAATTCTGGCTCTCTTATTACAGTGGTGGCGTGAGTTTGCCAGATGGTCGTCTCTTTCGCGGTGGTGAATCGGACAATTCTATCTGGACATACTTGAGCACTCTGAACAACGCGACGACAGAGAAGGACGATTGGAAACTGCCGAATGACCTGGTTACGCAAAGGTTTGGTCCTACAGCTGATGCATCCAACCTCACGCGTCTCGAACACGCTGTCGATATATTCGTTCCTCAAATCTCCTGTGAAGATGCTACACTATCAGCACTGGATAGCAAGAAGAAAGACCATGACACAGAATGGCGGAATTACACTTTTACCTCGGAAACATGCGCCCACACTGGCATCTTGGTCGAACCCTGCAAGGGCGTGAGATATGGTGATCCAGCCATTGATATAGACGCTTCCAACCCATGCCAGGCACAACCTCATGTTTACTCTTCATTCCGAGTCAACTGTTCGAGCGGCGTCGAAGACCCTTATACTCAAAGAGAGTGGCCCAAAGACATGGAGCCATTCGATATTCGATACGCTATCTCTGTTGCGGATTTTAAATCAACCGTCGAAAGGTCTGGAAATGAAAGCCAAGTCACGGGAATGAAACTAATCAAGTCATCGGCTCTTATATGCAAGATTGGTTATGGGATTGCAACCGCCAACGCAACACTAGACGTATTGACTGGCAATGTATCATTCCCCGAATCCGCTATTGGTGGAGAGCTCAGGCTCTTGAGCAATCTATCAAGTATTGCATTGGCAGAATTACTGTGGACAAACCTCGAACGCACGTCAGAGTCTCTTATTGTGGACGAAAAAGTGCCTACCCTCAAACCACTAGTAAAAGGGACTGGCAGTGAACCAAGAGCGGCAGATGTCCTATTTCAGTTGATGTATGCCCAGCTTGGTCGCCCGAACAATCTCGACGCATTTTATAAAACGAATGTTCTCAAGAACACGACTATCTCGGTATTGGAGGGCATAGCACGTGAGTTTGCGAGGGATTCACTTCTTGTCCAAAACGTCATCCGCAGCTCTGCGAAAGGGTGGGCGACTGAGAATCGTCTACACATGAGGCCTGTTGCGCTTTGGACTATGGTGGCATGTTTCTTCCTTTTGGTTATCATGTGTTTATCACTATTTGTCCTGGGGCCTGAGCGATTTGAATGGATCCCTGCCATGTCTGGCTCTTTAGCTGGCAGCGCAGCTATACTTTCCAAAAGTCCTGACCTACAAACTATTTTGACCGGCTCAAGTCACTTGACGACCGAGGAATTGGAAAAGAAACTTGCTGGCGTTCGGTTCTCTGCTTCGAAGAAGATCGATGAGAATCTTGAAATTCAAACTGGATCCAGCTCTGAATCTACACGTCAAGTATCCCGTACCACGAGCAAGGAGCAGGAGAAGAAACATATCTGGACACCATTGTCAGCTCGCATCGCTATGATTATACCAACGTTTCTCACTCCTTTAATCACAATCGGTATCCTCGAGCTTCTATATCACCTTGTCCGACGCGAAAGTCATTTCGTTCGGATCAATGGAGACTCAACTACGCTATCATACATCATTCGTATCTCATCAACCCTGATCATCTTCGGCATAGCAACAATGATTAATAATCTAGACTCTACTATAGTTATTTTTGCCCCATTCTCAAATCTCCGATCCGGTAGTAGCAGACCTGATCAGGGCATTCTGTTCCATCTTTTATCAGTCAACCCTTTCCTCGTCATGTTCAAATCTCTTGAGCGCCGTCAATTTGGGCCTGCAGCATCGAATGGTTCAACTCTGATCGCGGGATTCTTGACTATTATAGTCTCCGGTCTTTGGTTACCGGTCAACTCTTTCATCGTTGATCATCCTTCCACCGCGGCTGTGAATAATTGGGATCTCAGTTGGTTCTCTGATCCTATTACTGATGGAGGTGCGGCTGTTGCTTTGAACCTGGTGCATTACGGTGGTGCTAAAACACCCCCTGGAATTTGGAAAACTATGGTAGTCCCCGAAGTAACCGTATCAGACAAACCCGACGGTACACGTAGTGGTGCCAATTATACCTACAGTGTTATGGCCCTTGAGCCCGCCTTGAACTGTACAGTTATTCCTCAAAGTGCCATATCAACTCGGAACTTTACCTACCAAGTCCATGCTGGACGAGAAGACGAATTCAACCAAGTCAATGGCACATTGGTGGCCGTTCGGCCCCCAGGGATCGACCCTCGATGTTCTGATTCTTCCATTGATGGCTATgcaaatcttacctttgggaTTGAACTGGAGGCATCTTATCCACGCTCAATCGGTAAGTACTTTGACCTTGTTCAATCAGCTGCCGGTCAGGTCTCCACCGATTGTCCATCCGTTGGCATACTCTTTGGCATGGTTGCACCATTTGTTGAAACAAATCTCACTGCACTTGTTTGCTCTCAAACGATAAAGCAAGTTCCAGTGAGAGTGACGTACAATGGGAGTCCATCCTTTAGGGGAATCGAGGATGTGCAGAGACAAGGTGACTATAGAATGGTGCAAAATGATGCCAAGGCGCATACGCTAGGGTATAAGATCGAAGGGTTTTTAAATGAGACTCTTTTACCTTTTTCTAGCTACCCATCGTCAGAGACAGATTATGATTCTTTCTTCAACCATTTAATTCTTCGACCTGGCCGCTACACACGCAGCGAACTAGAAGGTGCTGAGAACGAATGGCTTTTCGTCCAGGCGGTGACGGAAGAGTACGACGAGTACCTCAGACACGTCATACATCACAATATCCGAGCCAAAGACCAGAGCTCTGCTATCAATATTCTAAGCGCCACCAACGACAGCTCTACGGAATCGTTTCAGTCGACGACAATTGGGCTTTACTCAGCAGAGATAACACATCTCATCATCGACCCAACATCAAAACTCATTCTTCAAGTTCTTCTTGGTACTATGACTATTCTCAGTGCCATAGGTTTTCTTCTCGTCAAGATACGCGGAACCCTTCCTCGAGATCCATGTAGTATTGGGAGTACTATGGCTTTACTTACAAACTCACCGCTGTGTGACCCAGGAGCGGGGATCCTTCCTGAGGATGCGCAACATTTGAGTGAGAGTCAGTTATTGAAGGCAGTTAGTGGATGGGTATTTAGTGGGAAATTGATCTAA